CGATGCTTCGTCCTTGATCTCCATGCCGCTTCTTCTTTGGAGAAACGTCCTCGCTGGCCCCCTCGGATTCGGTCGCTGGTTCTGTTCTCACATGGAATCCCTGTTTGGCATCCATTTATGTAAATGTAGCTACTTTCCGAAAGTGACCAAAAGCCCTTTTTGTCTCATCCTGATAGTGATCGATATGATCGTAAACCTTAAAAAAGCGGGTCCCCGTCAAGCGGTTTAGTCCCCGCCTTGACTAGGCCAGTCACAGTCTCGCATTAAAGGAGCTGACGAACGAATCAACAAAGCCGAACCCAAATTGAAAGCCGGGCCGCCTGTAAAGGTTCAGGTGGGCGCAAAGATGGATTGACTATCCTGTCGAAAAGACAAGGCGGACAACACCTTCGAAATATCTACTACAGGGATTGAAGGGATCACAGAGGCCTTTGTTTGACTATGTGGAAGCCGGAACCTTTGGCGATCAGAGAGAAGGATATTTCCGATATCAGTTGAGCACTGACCCAACTTCCGCAGCTTGAACTGCCGCTGGCTGCCGGGAGCAAGCAGGAGGAGAATACTGAGGTTCTGCCTATCGTTACATTTGGTGGAGCTGGGGGGACTCGAACCCCCGACCTTTTGACTGCCAGAGTAACGAGGGGTATGTACATATCTCTCTTGCGAGGGGGTCAAATGACACCGACCGAGTTGAGGGAGCTTCTGAGAGGGCTGGTGAATGAAGGAATGGGCTTTCCGGATGGGCTGACGGTTAAGGATGTGGAGGACAAGTTTTTGAGGGGTAAGGGTGGTAAGCTTGCGAGAAGTACACGGGTACAGTACGAGTGGATGTTCGGGAAGCTGGCGGAGCGGGGTGCTTTGTGGCCACGAAATGCAGGTGACGTGAATGAGTTTTTGGGGGTGAGCCGCGATGCTCTTGGTGATCGTTCTGTGCTTCAGTTGTTTAAGTGTTTACGGGCGGTAAGTGGTTATTGTTCGAGGACATACGGGTGGGCTGATGTTATGGAGAATGTTGAGAGACCAAGGGTTTTGCATAAGCGAAGGCGGTATTTTGATGAGGTTGAGTTAGCGGCAGTTATAGGGGCGTGTAGGGATGAGCGTGAGAAGGTGCTAATTTTGGTTTTGCTGGATTCGTCGGCGCGTATTGGTGAAGTGGCCCGGCTTCGAACTTCGGATTTAGGCAAGGACTATTTTGTTGTTGTGGGTAAGACCGGTGAGCGTCGGTATCGGTGTGATGAGCGTTTGGTGAGTATGATGAGGCGTATTTCGTGTAAAGGTGTGGTCTTCCCGAAAAAGGTTTGCGGGTCTTGTGATCGGTATGTTAAGCCTATTCAGCCGAGTCGGTCTGATGGGTTGTCAAGTCAGGTGAAGCGGATAATGGAACGAGCAGGTTTGAAGGGTGAGAA
The DNA window shown above is from Dehalococcoidia bacterium and carries:
- a CDS encoding site-specific integrase is translated as MTPTELRELLRGLVNEGMGFPDGLTVKDVEDKFLRGKGGKLARSTRVQYEWMFGKLAERGALWPRNAGDVNEFLGVSRDALGDRSVLQLFKCLRAVSGYCSRTYGWADVMENVERPRVLHKRRRYFDEVELAAVIGACRDEREKVLILVLLDSSARIGEVARLRTSDLGKDYFVVVGKTGERRYRCDERLVSMMRRISCKGVVFPKKVCGSCDRYVKPIQPSRSDGLSSQVKRIMERAGLKGEKLGPHTLRHTAASIVARETGSVLAVRALLQHDSVKTSEMYIHDADSVVQQRVSPLRLCGVKVKELEGLPGLGVVDGAVVSVDEESEGKREFVCRVEELLPHAPEGVVIRPGLSTEDLELIRSGLVALMVQNGESGSGVKSVQLMRRMLRRRV